Proteins from a single region of Nocardiopsis dassonvillei subsp. dassonvillei DSM 43111:
- a CDS encoding metal ABC transporter permease, translating into MDALTAVAEWFTVPLGFDFVRRALLVSVVAGVACAVLSCWMTLVGWSLMGDAVSHAVLPGVVLSYLFGLPFAVGALVFGAGSVALIGVVNRTSRVKEDAVIGVVFTAMFALGLVLVSRVPSQTDLGHILFGNVLGVSDTDIWQVLVLAGVVLAVVWYKHRDLTLYAFDPVHAHAVGINPRLLETLLLGLLSVTVVVALQAVGIILVVAMVIVPGATAYLLTDRFERMLVISAAVAVAAAVAGVFLSFHLNVSTGGAIVLAQSSAFTLAYLFSPRQGVLRRRRAARGAGGRAVGRGRTRPAKEPS; encoded by the coding sequence ATGGACGCGCTGACCGCGGTCGCGGAGTGGTTCACGGTGCCCCTGGGCTTCGACTTCGTCCGGCGCGCCCTGCTGGTCAGCGTGGTCGCCGGAGTGGCGTGCGCCGTGCTGTCGTGCTGGATGACGCTGGTGGGCTGGTCGCTGATGGGCGACGCCGTCTCCCACGCCGTCCTGCCCGGGGTGGTGCTGTCCTACCTGTTCGGGCTGCCCTTCGCCGTGGGCGCGCTGGTCTTCGGAGCCGGGTCGGTCGCCCTGATCGGGGTGGTCAACCGCACCTCCCGGGTCAAGGAGGACGCCGTCATCGGGGTGGTCTTCACGGCCATGTTCGCCCTGGGCCTGGTCCTGGTCTCGCGCGTGCCCAGCCAGACCGACCTGGGTCACATCCTGTTCGGCAACGTGCTGGGGGTGTCGGACACCGACATCTGGCAGGTGCTCGTCCTGGCCGGGGTGGTGCTGGCGGTGGTCTGGTACAAGCACCGCGACCTGACCCTGTACGCCTTCGACCCGGTCCACGCGCACGCGGTGGGCATCAACCCCCGCCTGCTGGAGACGCTGCTGCTGGGGCTGCTGTCGGTCACGGTGGTGGTGGCCCTCCAGGCGGTGGGGATCATCCTGGTCGTGGCCATGGTCATCGTCCCCGGAGCGACCGCCTACCTGCTCACCGACCGCTTCGAGCGGATGCTGGTCATCTCCGCTGCGGTGGCCGTGGCGGCGGCCGTGGCGGGGGTGTTCCTCAGCTTCCACCTGAACGTGTCCACCGGCGGGGCGATCGTGCTGGCCCAGTCGTCGGCCTTCACCCTGGCCTACCTGTTCTCGCCCCGCCAGGGCGTGCTCCGGCGGCGCCGCGCCGCACGGGGGGCCGGGGGCCGCGCGGTCGGCCGTGGGCGGACCCGCCCCGCGAAGGAACCGTCCTAG
- a CDS encoding NAD(P)-dependent alcohol dehydrogenase — protein MRAVRYDRFGPPEVLRVDEVPTPSPGEGEVLVEVHAASVDAAELAFRSGRMRGITRARFPRGVGVDFTGRVASVGAGVRAWRAGDAVWGLMPHFVFGAVADHVVVPERRLASAPGNLGLLEAAALPGAGTTALTALTDKARLAPGERLLVRGATGGVGNVAVQLGKALGAEVTALAGARNLDWIRGLGADEALDYRTTRPQDLGRFDVIVDLVGTDLGAYQARLHRRGRMVALAFDPDRVLRSLLGTGLRAVVRPGRTKLFSNDPSAERIAELTRAVEEGKIRPMVDTVLPMADIAEAHRGLEAGGVRGKYVIDVRRP, from the coding sequence ATGCGCGCTGTGCGGTACGACCGATTCGGCCCGCCCGAGGTGTTGCGCGTCGACGAGGTGCCCACGCCGAGCCCGGGAGAGGGCGAGGTGCTCGTCGAGGTGCACGCCGCGAGCGTGGACGCGGCAGAGCTCGCCTTCCGCTCGGGCAGGATGCGCGGGATCACCCGCGCCCGGTTCCCCCGGGGCGTGGGCGTCGACTTCACGGGCCGCGTCGCGTCGGTGGGCGCCGGAGTGCGCGCCTGGCGGGCGGGGGACGCGGTGTGGGGGCTCATGCCGCACTTCGTCTTCGGGGCCGTCGCCGACCACGTCGTCGTCCCCGAGCGGCGGCTCGCCAGCGCGCCCGGGAACCTCGGCCTCCTGGAGGCCGCCGCCCTTCCGGGGGCGGGCACCACCGCCCTGACCGCGCTGACGGACAAGGCCCGCCTCGCGCCCGGTGAACGGCTCCTGGTCCGCGGCGCCACCGGAGGCGTCGGCAACGTCGCGGTGCAGCTGGGCAAGGCGCTCGGCGCCGAGGTCACCGCCCTCGCCGGGGCCCGCAACCTCGACTGGATCCGAGGACTCGGCGCCGACGAGGCCCTGGACTACCGCACGACCCGGCCGCAGGACCTCGGCCGCTTCGACGTCATCGTCGACCTGGTCGGCACCGACCTCGGTGCCTACCAGGCGCGGCTGCACCGGCGCGGGCGCATGGTCGCGCTCGCCTTCGACCCGGACCGCGTCCTCAGGTCCCTGCTCGGCACCGGGCTCCGGGCCGTCGTACGGCCCGGCCGGACCAAGCTCTTCAGCAACGACCCGTCGGCGGAGCGCATCGCCGAGCTCACCCGGGCCGTCGAGGAGGGGAAGATCCGTCCCATGGTCGACACGGTCCTCCCGATGGCCGACATCGCGGAGGCCCACCGCGGGCTGGAGGCGGGCGGCGTCCGCGGGAAGTACGTCATCGACGTGCGGCGCCCCTAG
- a CDS encoding TetR/AcrR family transcriptional regulator: MVESAARRPLRADARRNYERIVAVAEEVFAAHGVDASLEEIARRAGVGSATLHRHFPSRRRLLEVVFHDRVEALCAGAREHARTSGPGPALFAWLRDLHAYAEASRGLAASLLRDGRDADLLERDDGCAAMITAAAGELLERARRARAVRPGVRAEDLVALVSAISLATEDHPDGARAGRLLDIAIAGVRPQEPAAATGGTS; encoded by the coding sequence GTGGTCGAGAGCGCAGCGCGAAGGCCCTTGCGCGCGGACGCCCGGCGCAACTACGAACGCATCGTCGCCGTGGCCGAGGAGGTGTTCGCGGCGCACGGGGTCGACGCCTCACTGGAGGAGATCGCCCGCCGGGCCGGAGTGGGCTCGGCGACCCTGCACCGGCACTTCCCCTCCCGCCGCCGCCTGCTGGAGGTGGTCTTCCACGACCGCGTCGAAGCGCTCTGCGCGGGGGCGCGGGAGCATGCCCGCACCAGCGGGCCCGGCCCCGCCCTCTTCGCCTGGCTGCGGGACCTCCACGCCTACGCCGAGGCCAGCCGCGGACTGGCCGCCTCGCTGCTGCGGGACGGCCGCGACGCCGACCTGCTGGAACGCGACGACGGCTGCGCGGCGATGATCACCGCCGCGGCCGGTGAACTCCTGGAGCGCGCCCGTCGGGCGCGGGCGGTGCGCCCCGGTGTGCGCGCCGAGGACCTGGTCGCGCTCGTCAGCGCCATCTCGCTCGCCACGGAGGACCACCCAGACGGCGCGCGGGCGGGCCGTCTGCTGGACATCGCGATCGCGGGGGTACGCCCGCAGGAGCCGGCGGCCGCGACCGGCGGGACCTCCTGA
- a CDS encoding tripartite tricarboxylate transporter permease, translating to MDVLTNLMAGFANALSPEYLFLALLGVMLGTAVGVVPGLGSSMAVALLLPVTFHLDPTGAFIMFAGVYYGGLFGDSTAAILMNTPGQASAIATAIEGHKMAKRGRAPQALATAAIGAFIGAIVSTALVAFFSPVIVQLALQFGPAEYFALTVFAFVATSAVVSDSAVRGLIALGIGLAISMVGIDGLSGAERFTLGVPQLFEGFSIITVTVALLAIGEVLHVAATAHAGDAASGGLRRTGTPWLSRRDLRRTLPAWMRGTLFGLPFGSIPAGGSEIPTFLAYGTERKLAARRARRGKGEDEFGDGAIEGVAAPEAAASATAGTAMGTLLGLGLPTSATAAIMLAAFQQYGMQPGPLLFERDGDLVWALLASLFIGSVMLLILNLPFAPLWAKLLLVPKPYMYAGIAVFSSLGVYAAASSMVDLWLMLILGLVALMMRRFDIPLAPVLIAVVLGPVAETELRRALAVGQGDVSVLVDSGITLGIYGLLLTIGLVVAVGRLRARRAARKDHTPVEAGRG from the coding sequence ATGGACGTTCTCACCAACCTCATGGCGGGGTTCGCCAACGCGCTGAGCCCCGAGTACCTCTTCCTGGCGCTGCTGGGCGTCATGCTCGGCACGGCCGTGGGCGTGGTGCCCGGCCTGGGCTCCTCCATGGCCGTCGCGCTGCTGCTGCCGGTCACCTTCCACCTCGACCCCACCGGCGCGTTCATCATGTTCGCCGGTGTGTACTACGGCGGGCTGTTCGGCGACTCCACCGCCGCCATCCTGATGAACACGCCCGGACAGGCCTCGGCCATCGCCACCGCCATCGAGGGCCACAAGATGGCCAAGCGCGGGCGGGCTCCGCAGGCTCTGGCCACGGCGGCGATCGGCGCGTTCATCGGCGCGATCGTGTCCACGGCGCTGGTGGCGTTCTTCTCACCGGTCATCGTGCAGCTGGCGCTGCAGTTCGGTCCCGCCGAGTACTTCGCGCTCACCGTCTTCGCGTTCGTGGCCACCTCCGCGGTGGTCTCGGACTCGGCCGTGCGCGGCCTGATCGCCCTGGGCATCGGCCTGGCCATCTCGATGGTGGGCATCGACGGCCTCAGCGGCGCCGAGCGCTTCACCCTGGGCGTTCCCCAGCTCTTCGAGGGCTTCAGCATCATCACGGTGACCGTGGCGCTGCTGGCGATCGGCGAGGTGCTGCACGTGGCCGCCACCGCCCACGCGGGCGACGCGGCCAGCGGTGGCCTGCGGCGCACCGGCACTCCCTGGCTGAGCCGACGCGACCTGCGGCGCACGCTTCCGGCCTGGATGCGCGGAACCCTGTTCGGCCTGCCGTTCGGGTCCATCCCGGCGGGCGGCTCGGAGATCCCGACCTTCCTGGCCTACGGCACCGAGCGCAAGCTCGCCGCGCGGCGCGCCCGGCGCGGCAAGGGCGAGGACGAGTTCGGCGACGGCGCGATCGAGGGCGTGGCCGCGCCGGAGGCGGCCGCCAGCGCCACCGCCGGAACCGCGATGGGCACCCTGCTGGGTCTGGGCCTGCCCACGTCGGCGACCGCCGCGATCATGCTGGCCGCCTTCCAGCAGTACGGGATGCAGCCCGGTCCGCTGCTGTTCGAGCGCGACGGCGACCTGGTCTGGGCGCTGCTGGCCAGCCTGTTCATCGGCAGCGTCATGCTGCTCATCCTCAACCTGCCCTTCGCGCCGCTGTGGGCCAAGCTGCTGCTGGTCCCCAAGCCGTACATGTACGCCGGGATCGCGGTGTTCTCGTCCCTGGGCGTGTACGCGGCCGCGTCGTCCATGGTGGACCTGTGGCTGATGCTGATCCTGGGCCTGGTGGCTCTGATGATGCGCCGCTTCGACATTCCGCTGGCTCCGGTGCTGATCGCGGTCGTCCTGGGCCCGGTGGCCGAGACGGAGCTGCGCCGCGCCCTGGCCGTGGGGCAGGGCGACGTGTCGGTGCTCGTGGACAGCGGGATCACCCTGGGCATCTACGGGCTGCTGCTGACGATCGGCCTGGTCGTGGCCGTCGGCCGACTGCGCGCCCGGCGGGCCGCGCGTAAGGACCACACCCCGGTGGAGGCGGGCCGCGGCTGA
- a CDS encoding tripartite tricarboxylate transporter TctB family protein, producing MSTDATTPTRATEPVAPPPRPSWWRGRSELLVAALVLGIAGFIAVQTAAMPVPPGTEPPGPRFFPTLVAIFMGVTGVALAVQVLLRPARTAEAPTTGENADATADDGGAPAGEAGPVRIDWSCLGIVVASLTVFILLLQPVGWLLSAALLFFGVAYALGSRRYLFDAVLSLVFSSIIQLAFVAGLGLNLPAGILGGIF from the coding sequence TTGAGTACCGACGCCACCACCCCCACCCGGGCGACGGAGCCCGTCGCCCCGCCGCCCCGCCCCTCCTGGTGGCGGGGCCGGTCCGAACTGCTGGTCGCCGCCCTGGTGCTGGGCATCGCCGGGTTCATCGCCGTGCAGACCGCCGCCATGCCGGTGCCGCCGGGCACCGAACCTCCCGGCCCGCGCTTCTTCCCCACCCTGGTCGCGATCTTCATGGGCGTCACGGGCGTCGCCCTGGCCGTACAGGTCCTCCTGCGCCCGGCCCGCACCGCCGAGGCGCCGACCACCGGTGAGAACGCCGACGCCACCGCCGACGACGGGGGCGCCCCGGCCGGCGAGGCGGGGCCCGTGCGCATCGACTGGAGCTGCCTGGGGATCGTCGTCGCCTCGCTGACGGTGTTCATCCTGCTGCTCCAGCCGGTGGGCTGGCTGCTGTCCGCGGCACTGCTGTTCTTCGGCGTGGCCTACGCCCTGGGCAGCCGCCGGTACCTGTTCGACGCCGTGCTGTCGCTGGTGTTCTCCTCCATCATCCAGCTCGCCTTCGTCGCCGGTCTGGGCCTGAACCTGCCGGCCGGAATCCTCGGGGGCATCTTCTAA